A stretch of the Butyricicoccus intestinisimiae genome encodes the following:
- a CDS encoding class I SAM-dependent methyltransferase: MKYKIEKNTVQETLILPLYSRKLCTELYPNLYRDETAVRLIDQIDYDFSEAEKNSRSLMQRFGALEVAMRQNDLAFEVQAYLKNHPCAAVVNLGCGLDNTGKACDNGSCKIYNLDFPDVIALRQQLLPAGEREQNIPCDLKDPAWFDKIDASGGAVFFASGVFYYFLTAQVRELVQGMADAFPCGVLVFDAANRTAVKMIAKTWFRTAKIKDVGAYFAVSDAKSELSPWDSRLQVSSRGYMLGYNDLKDPSVSGFFRFLAKVGDNGMKMQIVKIGFGGKL; this comes from the coding sequence ATGAAATACAAAATCGAGAAAAACACCGTGCAGGAGACGTTGATCCTCCCACTGTATTCACGGAAGCTGTGTACGGAGTTGTATCCGAACCTTTACCGGGACGAAACGGCGGTGCGTCTGATCGACCAGATCGACTACGACTTTTCAGAGGCAGAGAAAAATTCCCGCAGCCTGATGCAGCGTTTCGGTGCGCTGGAGGTCGCCATGCGGCAGAATGACCTTGCCTTTGAAGTGCAGGCGTACCTGAAAAACCACCCCTGCGCGGCAGTGGTCAATCTGGGCTGCGGGTTGGATAACACCGGCAAAGCCTGCGACAACGGCAGCTGTAAAATCTACAATCTGGACTTCCCGGATGTGATCGCCTTGCGGCAGCAGCTTCTGCCCGCCGGGGAGCGGGAGCAAAACATCCCCTGCGACCTGAAAGACCCCGCATGGTTTGACAAGATCGATGCCTCCGGCGGGGCAGTGTTCTTTGCCTCCGGGGTGTTCTATTACTTTCTGACGGCACAGGTTCGGGAACTGGTGCAGGGGATGGCGGACGCTTTCCCCTGCGGCGTGCTGGTCTTTGATGCTGCCAACCGTACGGCGGTGAAGATGATCGCCAAAACGTGGTTCAGGACGGCGAAAATCAAGGATGTGGGAGCATATTTCGCGGTTTCGGATGCGAAAAGCGAGCTTTCCCCATGGGACAGCCGTTTGCAAGTATCCAGCAGGGGCTATATGCTGGGCTACAACGATCTGAAAGACCCTTCCGTCAGCGGCTTTTTCCGATTTCTCGCCAAGGTCGGGGACAACGGGATGAAAATGCAGATCGTGAAGATCGGATTTGGAGGCAAGCTATGA
- a CDS encoding DUF2975 domain-containing protein, translating to MSEQAKRSVQARCEDIGLVTRAAFWLYGAYVLALLGVGIWMLTQGADQFSLHVTQTQNGAIGQGFFRNMLEIDFSRSSLRADAAQQAKLAYLIGFFTAWIAKVLFCGILYQVRSIFRSIAQEQTPFVLKNCQALRRIGILIPVISVIRQMCPLVLMLCGIGEGGTGSLIQIDQWLIGGVVLSLSYIFEYGTILQKESDETV from the coding sequence ATGAGTGAACAGGCGAAGAGATCTGTACAGGCTCGGTGTGAGGATATTGGTTTGGTTACGCGGGCGGCGTTTTGGCTGTACGGTGCGTATGTGCTGGCGCTGCTCGGTGTCGGTATTTGGATGCTGACGCAGGGGGCAGATCAATTTTCTTTGCACGTGACACAGACGCAAAACGGCGCGATTGGACAGGGATTTTTCAGAAATATGCTGGAAATTGACTTTTCCCGCAGCAGCTTGCGTGCGGATGCCGCACAACAGGCCAAGCTGGCGTATTTGATTGGATTTTTTACGGCATGGATTGCCAAAGTGCTGTTTTGCGGCATTTTGTATCAGGTGCGCAGCATTTTCCGCAGCATTGCACAGGAACAGACGCCTTTTGTCCTGAAAAATTGTCAGGCTTTGCGGCGCATAGGCATTTTGATTCCGGTTATTAGCGTCATTCGGCAAATGTGCCCGCTGGTTTTGATGCTGTGCGGCATCGGAGAGGGCGGAACAGGCAGCTTGATTCAGATTGACCAATGGTTGATCGGCGGCGTTGTTCTCAGCTTGTCTTATATCTTTGAATATGGTACGATATTGCAGAAGGAATCGGATGAGACAGTATAA
- a CDS encoding tRNA 2-thiocytidine biosynthesis TtcA family protein — protein sequence MQKMLSYVRRAVDQYHMIEEGDVIAVGVSGGKDSLALLSALAGLRRFYPKKFEVKAITLEMGYDEMDFTPVAALCQKLGVEFITEQTDIKTVVFDIRKEENPCSLCANMRRGALNSTAKAHGCNKVALGHHFDDVVETVLMSLLYEGRFSCFLPVTYLDRAGVTVIRPMVYTPESYIRSLAKRLELPIVHNPCPVDGSTKREEIKQLLRSLEHTNPGVRQRIFGAIQRYPLRGWAPDKTVRRKKSE from the coding sequence ATGCAGAAAATGCTCTCTTATGTCCGCCGTGCGGTGGATCAATACCATATGATAGAAGAAGGCGACGTCATTGCGGTCGGCGTGTCCGGCGGCAAGGACTCTCTGGCGCTGCTGTCTGCGCTCGCAGGGCTGCGCCGCTTCTACCCCAAGAAATTTGAGGTCAAGGCCATCACCCTGGAGATGGGCTATGACGAGATGGATTTCACGCCGGTTGCGGCGCTGTGCCAAAAGCTGGGTGTGGAATTTATCACGGAGCAGACCGACATCAAGACCGTCGTGTTTGACATCCGCAAGGAGGAAAACCCGTGCTCGCTGTGCGCGAACATGCGCCGCGGCGCGCTCAACAGCACCGCCAAGGCACACGGCTGCAACAAGGTCGCGCTCGGCCATCATTTTGACGATGTCGTGGAGACCGTGCTCATGTCGCTGCTGTACGAGGGCAGATTCAGCTGCTTTTTGCCGGTGACCTATTTGGATCGCGCCGGTGTGACGGTCATCCGCCCGATGGTATACACGCCGGAGTCCTACATCCGCTCGCTCGCCAAGCGACTGGAGCTGCCAATTGTGCACAATCCCTGTCCGGTGGACGGCAGCACCAAGCGCGAGGAAATCAAGCAGCTGCTGCGCTCGCTGGAGCACACCAATCCCGGCGTGCGGCAGCGCATTTTCGGCGCCATCCAGCGCTATCCGCTCAGGGGCTGGGCGCCGGACAAAACCGTCAGACGAAAAAAAAGCGAATAA
- a CDS encoding CD1107 family mobile element protein has product MTDFNQNVYFLNMVDEADLLALMDESVCDRCSRCRRLPLYQDEGRKACIQEKSAVPFT; this is encoded by the coding sequence ATGACGGATTTCAATCAGAATGTGTATTTCCTGAACATGGTGGATGAGGCCGATCTGCTTGCGTTGATGGATGAATCTGTTTGTGATCGGTGCAGCCGGTGTCGGAGGTTACCTCTATATCAAGATGAAGGGCGTAAAGCCTGCATCCAAGAAAAATCAGCCGTCCCTTTTACATAG
- the rpsI gene encoding 30S ribosomal protein S9, protein MYTPKKAYFYGTGRRKSSVARVRLIPGGTGEITINNRTLDNYFGLDTLKLIVRQPLEATKTTEKFDIVCTVAGGGFTGQAGAIRHGISRALLQANSDEYRPILKAAGFLTRDPRMKERKKYGLKAARRAPQFSKR, encoded by the coding sequence ATGTACACACCTAAGAAAGCATATTTCTACGGCACCGGCAGAAGAAAGTCCTCTGTTGCAAGAGTTCGTCTGATTCCGGGCGGTACTGGTGAAATCACCATCAACAATCGTACCCTCGACAACTACTTCGGTCTGGACACCCTGAAGCTGATCGTTCGTCAGCCGCTGGAAGCTACTAAGACCACTGAGAAGTTTGACATCGTTTGCACTGTAGCTGGCGGCGGCTTTACCGGCCAGGCTGGTGCAATCCGTCACGGCATCTCCCGTGCCCTGCTGCAGGCTAACTCTGACGAGTATCGTCCGATCCTGAAGGCAGCTGGCTTCCTGACCCGTGACCCGAGAATGAAGGAGAGAAAGAAGTACGGCCTGAAGGCTGCACGTCGCGCTCCGCAGTTCTCCAAGAGATAA
- a CDS encoding TIGR00266 family protein: protein MQYRIFGDMMPAVTIRLSRGESIYTQSGGMSWMTEGVQMESNLKGGFGKAFGRMFSGESLFMATFTATRDVDEVTFAAAMPGKILKFDIQPNYEIIAQKGAFLCAEHGVQLSTYFNRGVKGGLFGGEGFILQKYSGSGSVFCEIDGSVETIDLAPGELLRVDTGNIAAFETSVQYSAEMVKGFKNILFGGEGLFLSTLRGPGRVWLQTMTSSELAKKIIPYLPTGGSN, encoded by the coding sequence ATGCAGTATAGGATTTTTGGCGATATGATGCCGGCAGTGACCATTCGTTTGTCGCGCGGCGAGAGTATCTATACGCAGTCCGGCGGCATGAGCTGGATGACCGAAGGCGTACAGATGGAGTCCAATCTAAAGGGCGGCTTCGGCAAGGCATTCGGCAGAATGTTTTCCGGTGAATCGCTGTTTATGGCGACGTTTACCGCGACCCGCGATGTCGATGAGGTGACCTTTGCGGCAGCCATGCCGGGCAAGATTTTGAAATTCGACATTCAGCCGAATTATGAAATTATCGCGCAGAAGGGCGCGTTTCTGTGCGCGGAGCACGGCGTGCAGCTGTCCACGTATTTTAACCGCGGCGTCAAGGGCGGTTTGTTTGGCGGAGAAGGCTTTATTCTGCAAAAATACTCCGGTAGCGGCTCGGTGTTCTGTGAGATTGACGGCAGTGTGGAGACCATAGACCTCGCGCCGGGCGAGCTGCTTCGCGTGGATACCGGCAACATTGCCGCGTTTGAGACGTCGGTGCAGTATTCCGCCGAGATGGTCAAGGGATTTAAGAACATTCTGTTCGGCGGAGAGGGCTTGTTCCTGTCCACGCTGCGCGGCCCCGGCCGTGTCTGGCTCCAGACCATGACCAGCTCCGAGCTGGCAAAAAAGATCATTCCGTATTTGCCGACAGGCGGAAGCAACTAA
- a CDS encoding L-2-amino-thiazoline-4-carboxylic acid hydrolase, translated as MAFLRAKAGCDKWHDYEMTVAPYEKNKPIYYEFTACPAAEFAIRNGLTEIMPALCNVDFAAMELLHARLVRTTTCANGCKCDYTICGDQDPYGREHPEYRDENGYRRNRKCSYR; from the coding sequence ATGGCGTTTCTACGGGCAAAAGCGGGCTGTGACAAGTGGCACGATTATGAAATGACGGTGGCTCCTTACGAAAAGAACAAGCCGATCTATTATGAATTTACCGCCTGTCCCGCAGCGGAATTTGCTATCAGAAACGGCCTTACAGAGATCATGCCCGCCCTGTGCAATGTGGATTTTGCAGCGATGGAGCTGCTTCACGCAAGGCTGGTGCGGACGACCACCTGCGCGAATGGCTGTAAGTGCGACTACACCATCTGCGGCGATCAGGACCCATACGGAAGGGAGCATCCCGAATACCGGGACGAAAACGGATACAGGAGGAACAGGAAATGCTCTTACAGGTGA
- a CDS encoding helix-turn-helix domain-containing protein, with protein sequence MAIILRLDRVMADRKMTLNELSARVGVTNVNLSKLKTGKVSAVRFSTLNAICRALDCQPGDILEYQPDTE encoded by the coding sequence ATGGCAATTATTTTGCGGCTTGACCGCGTGATGGCAGATCGAAAAATGACGCTCAATGAGCTTTCTGCGCGTGTCGGCGTGACCAACGTTAATCTGTCGAAATTAAAGACCGGTAAGGTCAGTGCGGTGCGGTTTTCAACGCTCAATGCGATTTGCCGCGCATTGGATTGTCAGCCCGGCGATATTTTAGAATATCAACCGGACACAGAGTGA
- a CDS encoding ketopantoate reductase family protein, producing MKILVYGAGVLGCNLARNLLRAGKDVTLLARGNWAAEIKQNGLRIKDKFSLRTSVSRIPVVTELAPDAMYDVIFVVLRYTQLDSVLDTLRVNRTKNIVFVGNNVQARALAAALPGKNVLFAFALSAGHREVERVVSIDLKKITIGQLPGAISNKQLIRRIFRGTKYKVVYEPNMEDYLLCHAAFVMPAAFACYKTDGDLKKLRGDTAYLNRVLDANIEGYRAIRDAGHTILPKADADFEGEKYRKTCLRFFKLMCATSLGKLCASDHAMNAIDEMSALNRDLKKFFDEHGAVYPVWQTLEAEVGRYLQ from the coding sequence ATGAAAATTCTGGTATATGGTGCAGGCGTTCTGGGGTGCAATCTGGCAAGAAATCTGCTGCGCGCCGGAAAGGATGTCACTCTGCTTGCGCGGGGAAACTGGGCTGCGGAGATTAAGCAGAACGGCCTGCGGATCAAGGACAAATTTTCGCTCCGCACCTCGGTCAGCCGCATTCCGGTGGTGACTGAACTTGCACCGGATGCAATGTACGATGTGATCTTTGTGGTCCTGCGCTATACACAGCTGGATTCCGTTCTGGACACGCTGCGGGTGAACCGGACGAAGAACATCGTTTTTGTGGGGAACAATGTGCAGGCGAGGGCGCTGGCGGCGGCGCTGCCGGGGAAGAACGTCCTGTTTGCCTTTGCGCTTTCTGCGGGGCATCGGGAGGTTGAACGGGTGGTCTCCATCGACCTGAAAAAGATCACCATCGGACAGCTGCCGGGTGCAATCTCCAATAAACAGCTGATCAGGCGCATCTTCCGCGGCACAAAATATAAGGTCGTTTACGAGCCGAACATGGAGGACTATCTGCTCTGCCATGCCGCGTTTGTGATGCCTGCGGCCTTCGCCTGCTATAAGACAGACGGCGACCTGAAAAAGCTCAGGGGAGATACCGCGTACCTGAACCGTGTGCTGGATGCCAACATCGAGGGATACCGCGCCATCCGAGATGCCGGACACACCATTCTGCCCAAGGCGGATGCAGACTTTGAAGGGGAGAAATACCGCAAGACCTGCCTGCGCTTTTTCAAGCTGATGTGTGCCACCTCGCTGGGCAAGCTCTGCGCCTCCGACCATGCCATGAACGCCATCGACGAAATGAGTGCGCTGAACCGGGATCTTAAGAAATTTTTCGATGAACATGGCGCAGTCTACCCGGTATGGCAGACACTGGAAGCGGAAGTCGGGAGGTATCTGCAATGA
- a CDS encoding helix-turn-helix domain-containing protein: protein MYFDAKEFGKRLHDVRTSRGITQEELAVRLGLASKQHVSHMENGERSCSIDLLIELSCILHVSTDYLLMGSEPSKEEVKNDLLSIISELSTIAKKI, encoded by the coding sequence ATGTATTTTGACGCAAAAGAGTTTGGTAAGAGACTTCACGATGTTCGCACTTCCCGTGGCATTACGCAGGAGGAACTGGCGGTTCGCCTAGGACTGGCAAGCAAGCAGCATGTCAGCCACATGGAGAACGGAGAGCGCAGCTGCTCCATTGACTTGCTGATTGAACTGTCCTGCATCCTCCATGTCAGCACGGATTATCTTCTGATGGGCAGCGAGCCAAGCAAAGAGGAAGTCAAAAATGATCTTCTGAGCATTATTTCGGAGCTGTCTACGATTGCGAAGAAAATCTAA
- the rplM gene encoding 50S ribosomal protein L13, whose protein sequence is MSTYMAKAENIDRKWYIVDAANKPLGRTAATVAALLRGKHKVEFTPHVDTGDFVIVINASKAVLTGNKLTQKYYQRHSGWIGGLKETQYKTLMAERPELAIELAVKGMLPKNSIGRKAATRLKVYAGAEHNHEAQQPIVWAGK, encoded by the coding sequence ATGTCCACTTATATGGCTAAGGCTGAAAACATTGACCGCAAGTGGTATATCGTCGACGCAGCAAACAAGCCGCTGGGTCGTACCGCAGCTACTGTAGCAGCTCTCCTTCGCGGCAAGCATAAGGTAGAGTTCACCCCGCACGTTGATACCGGCGATTTCGTTATCGTTATCAACGCTTCCAAGGCAGTCCTGACCGGCAACAAGCTGACTCAGAAGTACTACCAGAGACATTCTGGCTGGATTGGCGGCCTGAAGGAAACCCAGTACAAGACCCTCATGGCTGAGCGTCCGGAGCTGGCAATTGAGCTGGCAGTGAAGGGTATGCTCCCGAAGAATTCTATCGGCCGCAAGGCTGCAACCCGTCTGAAGGTATACGCAGGCGCGGAGCACAACCACGAAGCACAGCAGCCGATCGTTTGGGCTGGCAAGTAA
- a CDS encoding MBL fold metallo-hydrolase: MSKKATEFQRKAMSRMYRGKEIFKPLNTGWIDENVACVREWVANIFFYRKGDTTIMIDAGYNYDRLAEKMSWLGIDPHSIRHILITHQDTDHVGAVEADSPGQFRDAALYIGEIENRYLTGEVRRRVIYHLYKLPQVTINNEKVLLHDDEVIDIDGIRIECFLVPGHTWGHMVYLVDGKYLFTGDTIWFGADGGYSFISALAEDNKLAVKSLALLEKKLKKRGLHPLFITGHTGWTDNMEFAFAHKNELCSPFKKRAHDLNALYDAYDESDDTEEKAKSGCLKGVGK, from the coding sequence ATGTCGAAAAAAGCAACGGAATTTCAAAGAAAAGCAATGAGCCGGATGTACCGGGGCAAGGAGATCTTTAAGCCTTTGAACACCGGCTGGATCGATGAAAATGTCGCTTGTGTGCGAGAGTGGGTGGCAAATATCTTCTTCTACCGCAAGGGCGATACCACCATTATGATTGATGCCGGATACAACTATGACCGTCTGGCGGAGAAAATGAGCTGGCTTGGTATCGACCCGCATTCCATCCGGCACATCCTCATCACTCATCAGGACACCGATCATGTAGGTGCGGTGGAGGCGGACAGTCCGGGACAGTTTCGGGATGCTGCGCTGTATATTGGCGAGATCGAGAACCGCTATCTGACCGGCGAGGTGCGCCGCAGGGTCATTTACCACCTTTACAAGCTGCCGCAGGTGACGATCAACAATGAAAAAGTGCTGCTGCACGACGATGAGGTCATCGACATCGACGGGATCAGAATCGAGTGCTTTCTCGTTCCCGGTCATACATGGGGGCACATGGTATACCTTGTGGACGGGAAATATCTCTTTACCGGCGATACTATCTGGTTCGGCGCGGACGGCGGCTACAGCTTTATTTCTGCGCTGGCAGAGGATAACAAGCTGGCAGTGAAGTCTCTGGCACTGCTGGAGAAAAAGCTGAAAAAACGCGGACTGCATCCGCTGTTTATTACCGGCCACACCGGCTGGACGGACAACATGGAGTTTGCCTTTGCGCACAAAAATGAGCTGTGCTCGCCTTTCAAAAAAAGAGCCCACGACCTCAATGCGCTTTACGATGCCTATGATGAATCCGATGATACCGAAGAAAAAGCAAAGAGCGGATGCTTGAAGGGCGTGGGAAAATAA
- a CDS encoding DUF6110 family protein → MGIITKAAKAFNEINWDKVGIFTGGVLFGTAGIKILSSKDAKKVYTQTAAAAMRAQSCVMKTVTKVRENCDDIVTDAKIINEERAAADEYIEDAPAEEKAEAPAEEA, encoded by the coding sequence ATGGGAATTATTACTAAGGCTGCAAAGGCATTTAACGAAATTAACTGGGATAAGGTTGGTATTTTTACCGGCGGCGTGCTGTTCGGTACGGCAGGCATCAAAATCCTGAGCAGCAAGGACGCAAAGAAGGTTTACACACAGACCGCCGCTGCCGCTATGCGTGCACAGAGCTGTGTGATGAAAACTGTCACCAAGGTGCGTGAAAACTGCGATGACATCGTAACCGATGCAAAAATCATCAATGAGGAGCGCGCAGCTGCTGACGAGTACATTGAAGATGCTCCGGCAGAGGAAAAGGCAGAAGCTCCGGCTGAAGAGGCATAA
- a CDS encoding heavy metal translocating P-type ATPase, which produces MKAKILHESAGRIRVRVQQKHMTLEQADLLEYYFRKQDGIKDVQVFDRTCDVIVRYTCARCEVIAALGAFSYAKAKALDVVPDHTGRALSREYEDKIAASVLRRILCKTVVPAPMRAAIALIKSVKYIRHGISSLAQGKLEVSVLDATAITVSMLRGDFDTASSVMFLLGIGETLEEWTHKKSVDDLARTMSLHVDKVWCLVDGQEVLTPVNEVQVGDEIVVRTSNMIPLDGKVVSGEMTVNQASITGESLPVRKDAGTYVYAGTVVEEGTCVVRVDKNSGSGRYDRIVKMIEESEKLKSMSEDKASHLADKLVPYSLGGTALVYMLTGNATRALSVLMVDFSCALKLAMPLSVLSAMRESSTHHISVKGGRFLEAVSAADTIVLDKTGTLTHASPKVAKIIPFGGNNENEMLRLAACLEEHYPHSMAKAVVQEAAKRDLKHEECHSEIEYVVAHGISSMVDKQRVLIGSYHFIFEDEKCTLREEDKALFDSIPEEYSPLYLAISGELAAVICVEDPLREEAADVIDQLHALGIQNVVMMTGDNSKTANAVAAKLGIDTYYAEVLPEHKAEFVKAEHEAGRTVIMVGDGVNDSPALSESDAGIAISDGAAIAREIADITISADDLYTLVTLKKISDALMQRIDRNYRFIIGFNLGLILLGVAGVLQPATSAMLHNLSTLGISLDSMTNLISE; this is translated from the coding sequence ATGAAGGCAAAAATTCTGCATGAATCTGCCGGAAGAATCCGTGTGCGTGTGCAGCAAAAGCATATGACACTGGAACAGGCGGATTTGTTGGAGTATTATTTTAGAAAGCAGGACGGCATCAAGGATGTACAGGTGTTTGACCGCACATGTGATGTCATTGTTCGCTATACCTGTGCGCGCTGCGAAGTGATTGCAGCACTGGGCGCATTTTCCTATGCCAAAGCAAAGGCATTGGATGTCGTGCCGGATCATACCGGCCGTGCACTGAGCCGCGAATATGAGGACAAGATTGCCGCTTCTGTTTTGCGCCGTATTTTGTGCAAAACCGTCGTTCCGGCGCCGATGCGCGCCGCCATTGCCCTGATAAAATCGGTAAAATACATCCGTCACGGCATTTCGTCTCTGGCACAGGGCAAGCTGGAGGTTTCTGTACTCGATGCAACGGCAATTACGGTATCCATGCTGCGCGGTGACTTTGACACTGCTTCGTCTGTCATGTTCCTGCTTGGCATCGGTGAGACGCTGGAGGAATGGACACACAAAAAATCTGTGGATGATTTGGCGCGCACCATGTCGCTGCATGTCGACAAGGTATGGTGCTTGGTGGACGGACAGGAAGTGCTCACACCGGTCAATGAAGTACAGGTCGGCGATGAAATTGTCGTTCGCACCAGCAATATGATTCCGCTGGACGGCAAGGTTGTTTCCGGTGAAATGACCGTCAATCAGGCGTCGATTACCGGCGAATCTCTGCCGGTGCGCAAGGATGCCGGTACCTATGTCTATGCGGGCACGGTTGTCGAAGAAGGCACGTGCGTGGTTCGTGTCGATAAAAATTCCGGCAGCGGACGGTATGACCGCATTGTCAAGATGATTGAGGAATCGGAAAAGCTCAAGTCGATGTCGGAGGACAAGGCTTCTCATCTGGCAGACAAGCTGGTTCCGTACAGTCTGGGCGGCACCGCACTGGTGTATATGCTGACTGGCAATGCAACCCGTGCGCTGTCTGTGCTCATGGTCGATTTCTCGTGTGCACTCAAGCTGGCGATGCCGCTTTCGGTATTGTCCGCTATGCGTGAGAGCAGCACCCATCATATTTCTGTCAAGGGCGGCCGTTTTCTGGAAGCGGTTTCCGCAGCGGATACCATTGTGCTGGACAAGACGGGTACGCTGACGCATGCCTCTCCGAAGGTTGCAAAGATTATCCCGTTCGGCGGAAACAATGAAAATGAAATGCTGCGTCTGGCAGCTTGTCTGGAGGAGCATTATCCGCACTCGATGGCAAAGGCAGTGGTACAGGAAGCAGCCAAGCGCGATTTGAAGCATGAGGAATGCCATTCTGAAATTGAATATGTCGTCGCACATGGCATTTCCAGCATGGTAGACAAGCAGCGCGTACTCATCGGCAGCTATCATTTCATCTTTGAGGATGAGAAATGCACACTGCGCGAGGAGGACAAGGCGCTGTTTGACAGCATTCCGGAGGAATATTCTCCGCTGTATCTGGCAATTTCCGGTGAATTGGCTGCGGTTATCTGTGTAGAAGATCCGCTGCGCGAGGAAGCAGCAGATGTCATTGACCAGCTGCATGCATTGGGCATTCAAAATGTTGTCATGATGACCGGTGACAACAGCAAGACAGCCAACGCTGTTGCCGCGAAGCTGGGCATTGATACATATTATGCAGAGGTTCTGCCGGAGCACAAGGCGGAATTTGTCAAGGCAGAACATGAGGCAGGCCGCACAGTCATCATGGTTGGTGACGGCGTCAACGATTCTCCGGCACTGTCCGAGTCAGACGCAGGCATTGCCATTAGCGACGGCGCAGCCATTGCGCGGGAAATCGCAGATATTACGATTTCTGCGGATGATTTGTATACGCTGGTTACACTGAAGAAAATCAGTGATGCCCTGATGCAGCGCATTGACCGCAATTATCGCTTTATCATCGGCTTTAATCTCGGCTTGATTCTGCTCGGTGTCGCAGGTGTGCTCCAGCCGGCAACGTCCGCCATGCTGCACAATCTGTCCACCCTGGGCATCAGCTTGGACAGCATGACCAATTTGATTTCGGAATAA
- a CDS encoding class I SAM-dependent methyltransferase has translation MSFFENTRKPVGFSGKIMVAMMNFGHSAMAAWGLHFLQPAPDAMVLDCGCGGGANIKTLLKLCPKGKVQGIDYSAVSVEKTRKVNAGAIAAGQCTVQQASVAELPFEAEQFDVVTAFETVYFWPELAQNFGEVYRVLKPGGTFFICNEANGETAKDDKWTQIINGMTIYTDADLKVYLEQAGFGRVQSHKNKKGWLCVTAQK, from the coding sequence ATGTCCTTCTTTGAAAACACCCGCAAGCCCGTAGGCTTTAGCGGGAAGATCATGGTTGCTATGATGAACTTTGGGCACAGCGCAATGGCAGCGTGGGGATTGCATTTTTTGCAGCCTGCCCCGGATGCCATGGTGCTGGACTGCGGCTGCGGCGGTGGAGCGAACATCAAAACGCTGCTGAAGCTGTGTCCCAAGGGCAAGGTGCAGGGCATCGACTATTCGGCAGTCAGTGTAGAAAAAACGCGAAAGGTCAATGCAGGTGCCATTGCAGCAGGGCAGTGTACTGTGCAGCAGGCAAGTGTAGCAGAGTTGCCGTTTGAAGCGGAGCAGTTTGATGTAGTGACCGCATTTGAAACGGTCTATTTCTGGCCGGAGCTTGCGCAAAATTTCGGAGAGGTCTATCGGGTGCTGAAGCCCGGCGGGACTTTTTTCATCTGTAACGAAGCAAACGGCGAAACAGCAAAAGACGACAAATGGACGCAAATCATTAACGGTATGACCATCTATACGGATGCTGATCTAAAAGTGTATCTGGAGCAAGCAGGCTTTGGCAGGGTTCAGAGTCACAAAAATAAAAAGGGCTGGCTGTGCGTCACAGCACAGAAATGA
- a CDS encoding class I SAM-dependent methyltransferase: protein MREHKNFWDRNAGLYDCFMRKDRAVYEKMYELIRPVVKDKTVLEVATGTGLIAKHIVKAAVHIEATDASPKMITEAKRGNYSAKLRFSVQDMFSLPYASKSFDVVIVSNALHVVPQPEKSLREIKRVLKDDGVLIAPTFTHAENSFPGKVKAFFMNLAGFPLHSKWTSEEYLKFLQQNDWTVRKSVVLKASFPLTYTECVKSEV from the coding sequence ATGCGAGAACACAAGAATTTCTGGGACAGAAATGCAGGTCTGTATGACTGCTTTATGCGAAAAGACAGGGCAGTATATGAGAAAATGTATGAGCTGATCCGTCCGGTCGTGAAAGACAAAACAGTGCTGGAGGTGGCTACCGGAACGGGACTGATCGCCAAGCACATCGTAAAAGCAGCGGTACACATCGAGGCGACGGATGCCTCTCCAAAAATGATTACAGAGGCCAAACGGGGGAATTACTCTGCGAAGCTGCGTTTTTCCGTGCAGGATATGTTTTCTTTGCCATACGCGAGCAAATCATTCGATGTGGTAATCGTATCAAACGCACTGCACGTTGTGCCTCAGCCAGAAAAATCACTGCGAGAGATCAAACGGGTGCTGAAGGATGACGGTGTGCTGATCGCGCCTACCTTTACGCACGCAGAAAACTCATTTCCCGGCAAGGTCAAAGCCTTTTTCATGAATCTGGCAGGCTTTCCTCTCCACAGCAAGTGGACGAGTGAAGAATACCTAAAATTTCTGCAACAGAATGATTGGACAGTGCGAAAAAGTGTTGTTCTAAAGGCCTCTTTTCCGCTGACCTATACGGAATGTGTGAAATCGGAGGTGTGA